In a genomic window of Rhododendron vialii isolate Sample 1 chromosome 12a, ASM3025357v1:
- the LOC131310638 gene encoding probable translation initiation factor eIF-2B subunit delta isoform X3: MDPPQRRGSRVIDPVVRKVGFFAPAAAAPAAVPSPNRSQSGPLPRLDPSSISPSGNSLSPVMIPPPRHASDNLSRAVGVPVPAAALRRHPVDRAPAVVGSYNQSESILGTSPPSWSAVSPSSRIGDGEFSEDSVNWIRRSNSGKLASSVPTGRFNWTVKKAQEVSEKDGGKDAAISNELPSNSKPSKAERRALQESQRAAKAAAQGSSRAEGKKSAAASGGVAPVRDQSGKSQKQPLQKKAGPPVASSVAASEKKGGDRPPEKDRKKDMPPPRLQFDDKNRVDKAKRHAVVKQTEARNRVELFRHLPQYEHGTQLPDLEAKFFQLDVVHSAVYKVGLQCLAGDISGGNDRCITMLHAFREAIEDYSTPPKKTLARDLTLRINSYVSFLIECRPLSISMGNAIRFLKARIAKLALNLSESEAKANLCSDIDRFINEKIILADKVIVRHAATKIRDGDVLLTYGSSSVVEMVLLHAHELGKKFRVVVVDSRPKLDGQTLLRRLVGKGLSCTYTHINAVSYIMPEVTRVFLGAASVLSNGTVYSRVGTACVAMVAHAFQVPVLICCEAYKFHERVQLDSICSNELGNPDIISKVPGRMHVNHLDNWTNKENLQLLNLLYDATPSDYISMIITDYGMVPPTSVPVIVREYGKEHLFV, from the exons ATGGATCCGCCGCAGCGCCGCGGGTCTCGGGTCATCGACCCCGTGGTCCGCAAGGTCGGATTCTTCGcccccgccgccgccgccccAGCCGCCGTGCCGTCACCGAACCGCTCCCAGTCGGGCCCGCTCCCCCGCCTCGATCCTTCGTCCATCTCCCCCTCTGGAAACTCCCTCTCCCCCGTCATGATCCCCCCGCCGCGCCACGCCTCCGACAACCTCTCCCGCGCCGTCGGCGTGCCGGTGCCGGCGGCCGCCTTGCGGCGCCACCCCGTTGACAGGGCTCCCGCCGTGGTCGGGAGCTACAACCAGTCCGAGTCGATCCTCGGGACGTCGCCGCCGTCTTGGTCCGCGGTCTCGCCTTCCAGCAGGATCGGCGACGGGGAGTTCTCCGAGGACTCGGTGAACTGGATACGGCGGAGTAATTCGGGGAAGTTGGCTTCGTCAGTTCCTACCGGACGGTTCAATTGGACTGTGAAGAAGGCTCAGGAGGTGTCCG AGAAGGATGGAGGAAAAGATGCAGCAATATCAAATGAATTGCCATCAAACTCAAAGCCATCAAAAGCTGAAAGGCGTGCACTGCAGGAATCTCAACGAGCTGCAAAAGCAGCTGCACAAGGTTCAAGTAGAG CAGAGGGAAAAAAATCTGCTGCTGCTTCTGGAGGAGTAGCTCCAGTGCGTGACCAAAGTGGCAAAAGTCAGAAGCAGCCTTTACAAAAGAAGGCCGGTCCTCCCGTGGCATCTTCTGTTGCAGCATCTGAAAAGAAAGGAGGTGATCGACCACCAGAGAAAGATAGGAAGAAAGATATGCCTCCTCCTCGTCTGCAATTCGACGATAAAAACCGCGTCGACAAGGCCAAAAGACATGCAGTGGTCAAGCAAACTGAAGCTAGAAACAGAGTTGAATTGTTTCGGCATTTGCCTCAATATGAACATGGAACTCAACTTCCTGATCTGGAGGCAAAGTTTTTCCAACTTGATGTGGTGCATTCTGCAGTTTACAAG GTTGGATTACAATGTCTGGCTGGAGACATAAGTGGGGGTAACGATCGATGTATTACAATGCTACATGCCTTTCGGGAAGCCATCGAAGACTACTCCACACCTCCAAAAAAGACTCTTGCTAGAGATTTAACTTTGAGAATCAATAGCTATGTGTCATTTTTGATAGAATGCAGGCCCCTTTCTATAAGTATGGGGAATGCAATCAGGTTTTTAAAAGCTCGTATTGCCAAGTTAGCTTTAAATCTTTCTGAATCAGAAGCAAAAGCCAATCTTTGTTCAGACATTGATCGTTTCATCAATGAGAAGATAATACTTGCAGACAAGGTGATAGTCAGACATGCTGCTACAAAAATCAGGGATGGCGATGTTCTTCTCACATATGGGTCATCATCAGTTGTCGAAATGGTTCTTTTACATGCCCAtgaacttggaaaaaaatttcgtgtTGTGGTAGTGGATTCACGTCCAAAGCTTGATGGCCAAACATTACTTCGCAGGCTGGTTGGAAAGGGCCTCAGTTGTACATATACTCACATAAATGCTGTTTCATATATCATGCCTGAAGTCACTAGAGTTTTTCTTGGGGCTGCCTCTGTACTGTCAAATGGAACAGTGTATTCAAGGGTTGGCACTGCCTGTGTCGCTATGGTAGCTCATGCTTTTCAAGTTCCAGTTCTGATTTGTTGTGAAGCATATAAGTTTCATGAAAGGGTACAGCTTGATTCAATCTGCTCTAATGAACTTG GCAATCCAGATATCATTTCCAAGGTTCCAGGGAGAATGCATGTAAATCATTTGGATAATTGGACCAATAAGGAAAATCTACAGCTTCTGAATTTACT TTACGATGCCACTCCTTCAGATTATATCTCTATGATCATCACAGATTACGGCATG GTCCCGCCCACTAGTGTGCCTGTAATTGTGCGGGAGTACGGGAAAGAGCATCTATTCGTCTAG
- the LOC131310639 gene encoding uncharacterized protein LOC131310639 isoform X2 yields MSAEETKSASSSSAVIGSSARSSRFRERLSITSTLLNGKNYVVWAKAVEVYYLGETLYHFLTDEPPAATAATYGAWVSEDARIRSELWNSMEDHISSTLVFLPTAKQVWTQAQEMYSGVNNLRRTYDLHRSFFSISQGDLSLESYYAKFRGICEELNICEPISTDVQLMRRQRKRMQVTRFISGVSSTTYGPVSNQLLGSQDLPSLSEVFSRLRQSSVSVPVPPPDRSALASAVFGGSGSSFSRGRGRGFSGRGRDSGDSGRGFGRGFVGHDSSFGTRGGRISGGGGRGRGRDSKFCTHCRGTNHTVEFCYDLHGFPQAHQVAISQDASAGNVVTISAEEYQRLMSFQSPTAGSSSTATLAQKGSEDGEEDWWGY; encoded by the exons ATGTCTGCAGAGGAGACTAagtctgcttcttcttcttccgctGTTATTGGTAGCTCAGCTCGTTCTTCTCGATTTCGGGAGAGGCTGTCTATTACCTCTAcacttttgaatggcaaaaattATGTTGTTTGGGCTAAAGCAGTTGAGGTATATTATTTGGGTGAGACATTGTATCATTTTTTGACAGATGAACCCCCTGCAGCGACTGCTGCCACATATGGGGCATGGGTGTCCGAGGATGCTCGGATTCGATCTGAATTATGGAATAGCATGGAAGACCATATTTCTAGTACACTGGTCTTCTTACCTACAGCCAAACAAGTATGGACACAGGCTCAAGAGATGTATTCTGGTGTTAACAATCTCCGTCGCACATATGATCTTCATcggtccttcttttctatctcaCAGGGTGATTTATCCTTGGAGTCTTATTATGCCAAGTTTCGTGGTATCTGTGAGGAGCTCAATATCTGTGAGCCTATTTCTACTGATGTTCAGCTTATGCGGCGCCAGCGCAAGCGTATGCAGGTGACTCGATTCATATCTGGTGTATCATCGACTACTTATGGTCCCGTCAGTAATCAGCTTTTGGGATCTCAAGATTTACCTTCTCTTAGCGAGGTTTTTAGTCGACTTCGTCAGTCTTCTGTATCTGTGCCTGTGCCACCTCCTGATCGTTCAGCATTGGCTTCCGCTGTATTTGGTGGTTCTGGCTCTTCCTTTAGTCGTGGCCGTGGTCGTGGGTTCAgtggtcgtggtcgtgattCTGGAGATAGTGGTCGTGGTTTTGGTCGTGGTTTTGTTGGTCATGACTCTAGTTTTGGTACTCGTGGGGGTCGCATATCAGGGGGAGGTGGTCGTGGTCGCGGCCGTGATTCCAAGTTTTGTACTCATTGTCGGGGAACCAATCATACGGTGGAGTTCTGTTATGATCTCCACGGTTTCCCTCAGGCTCATCAGGTTGCTATCTCTCAGGATGCTTCTGCTGGCAATGTGGTGACTATCTCTGCAGAGGAGTACCAGCGCCTTATGTCATTTCAGTCTCCAACTGCAGGTTCTTCCTCCACTGCTACGCTTGCTCAGAAAG gatctgaagacggggaggaagattggtgggggTACTGA
- the LOC131310639 gene encoding uncharacterized protein LOC131310639 isoform X1, giving the protein MSAEETKSASSSSAVIGSSARSSRFRERLSITSTLLNGKNYVVWAKAVEVYYLGETLYHFLTDEPPAATAATYGAWVSEDARIRSELWNSMEDHISSTLVFLPTAKQVWTQAQEMYSGVNNLRRTYDLHRSFFSISQGDLSLESYYAKFRGICEELNICEPISTDVQLMRRQRKRMQVTRFISGVSSTTYGPVSNQLLGSQDLPSLSEVFSRLRQSSVSVPVPPPDRSALASAVFGGSGSSFSRGRGRGFSGRGRDSGDSGRGFGRGFVGHDSSFGTRGGRISGGGGRGRGRDSKFCTHCRGTNHTVEFCYDLHGFPQAHQVAISQDASAGNVVTISAEEYQRLMSFQSPTAGSSSTATLAQKGPSVACVASSSTSTPWVIDSGASDHMTGSEDGEEDWWGY; this is encoded by the exons ATGTCTGCAGAGGAGACTAagtctgcttcttcttcttccgctGTTATTGGTAGCTCAGCTCGTTCTTCTCGATTTCGGGAGAGGCTGTCTATTACCTCTAcacttttgaatggcaaaaattATGTTGTTTGGGCTAAAGCAGTTGAGGTATATTATTTGGGTGAGACATTGTATCATTTTTTGACAGATGAACCCCCTGCAGCGACTGCTGCCACATATGGGGCATGGGTGTCCGAGGATGCTCGGATTCGATCTGAATTATGGAATAGCATGGAAGACCATATTTCTAGTACACTGGTCTTCTTACCTACAGCCAAACAAGTATGGACACAGGCTCAAGAGATGTATTCTGGTGTTAACAATCTCCGTCGCACATATGATCTTCATcggtccttcttttctatctcaCAGGGTGATTTATCCTTGGAGTCTTATTATGCCAAGTTTCGTGGTATCTGTGAGGAGCTCAATATCTGTGAGCCTATTTCTACTGATGTTCAGCTTATGCGGCGCCAGCGCAAGCGTATGCAGGTGACTCGATTCATATCTGGTGTATCATCGACTACTTATGGTCCCGTCAGTAATCAGCTTTTGGGATCTCAAGATTTACCTTCTCTTAGCGAGGTTTTTAGTCGACTTCGTCAGTCTTCTGTATCTGTGCCTGTGCCACCTCCTGATCGTTCAGCATTGGCTTCCGCTGTATTTGGTGGTTCTGGCTCTTCCTTTAGTCGTGGCCGTGGTCGTGGGTTCAgtggtcgtggtcgtgattCTGGAGATAGTGGTCGTGGTTTTGGTCGTGGTTTTGTTGGTCATGACTCTAGTTTTGGTACTCGTGGGGGTCGCATATCAGGGGGAGGTGGTCGTGGTCGCGGCCGTGATTCCAAGTTTTGTACTCATTGTCGGGGAACCAATCATACGGTGGAGTTCTGTTATGATCTCCACGGTTTCCCTCAGGCTCATCAGGTTGCTATCTCTCAGGATGCTTCTGCTGGCAATGTGGTGACTATCTCTGCAGAGGAGTACCAGCGCCTTATGTCATTTCAGTCTCCAACTGCAGGTTCTTCCTCCACTGCTACGCTTGCTCAGAAAGGTCCATCCGTTGCTTGTGTTGCATCTTCCTCCACTTCTActccttgggttattgattctggtgcctctgatcatatgactg gatctgaagacggggaggaagattggtgggggTACTGA
- the LOC131310638 gene encoding probable translation initiation factor eIF-2B subunit delta isoform X2 — MDPPQRRGSRVIDPVVRKVGFFAPAAAAPAAVPSPNRSQSGPLPRLDPSSISPSGNSLSPVMIPPPRHASDNLSRAVGVPVPAAALRRHPVDRAPAVVGSYNQSESILGTSPPSWSAVSPSSRIGDGEFSEDSVNWIRRSNSGKLASSVPTGRFNWTVKKAQEVSESQHIAEKDGGKDAAISNELPSNSKPSKAERRALQESQRAAKAAAQGSSREGKKSAAASGGVAPVRDQSGKSQKQPLQKKAGPPVASSVAASEKKGGDRPPEKDRKKDMPPPRLQFDDKNRVDKAKRHAVVKQTEARNRVELFRHLPQYEHGTQLPDLEAKFFQLDVVHSAVYKVGLQCLAGDISGGNDRCITMLHAFREAIEDYSTPPKKTLARDLTLRINSYVSFLIECRPLSISMGNAIRFLKARIAKLALNLSESEAKANLCSDIDRFINEKIILADKVIVRHAATKIRDGDVLLTYGSSSVVEMVLLHAHELGKKFRVVVVDSRPKLDGQTLLRRLVGKGLSCTYTHINAVSYIMPEVTRVFLGAASVLSNGTVYSRVGTACVAMVAHAFQVPVLICCEAYKFHERVQLDSICSNELGNPDIISKVPGRMHVNHLDNWTNKENLQLLNLLYDATPSDYISMIITDYGMVPPTSVPVIVREYGKEHLFV, encoded by the exons ATGGATCCGCCGCAGCGCCGCGGGTCTCGGGTCATCGACCCCGTGGTCCGCAAGGTCGGATTCTTCGcccccgccgccgccgccccAGCCGCCGTGCCGTCACCGAACCGCTCCCAGTCGGGCCCGCTCCCCCGCCTCGATCCTTCGTCCATCTCCCCCTCTGGAAACTCCCTCTCCCCCGTCATGATCCCCCCGCCGCGCCACGCCTCCGACAACCTCTCCCGCGCCGTCGGCGTGCCGGTGCCGGCGGCCGCCTTGCGGCGCCACCCCGTTGACAGGGCTCCCGCCGTGGTCGGGAGCTACAACCAGTCCGAGTCGATCCTCGGGACGTCGCCGCCGTCTTGGTCCGCGGTCTCGCCTTCCAGCAGGATCGGCGACGGGGAGTTCTCCGAGGACTCGGTGAACTGGATACGGCGGAGTAATTCGGGGAAGTTGGCTTCGTCAGTTCCTACCGGACGGTTCAATTGGACTGTGAAGAAGGCTCAGGAGGTGTCCG AATCACAACATATTGCAGAGAAGGATGGAGGAAAAGATGCAGCAATATCAAATGAATTGCCATCAAACTCAAAGCCATCAAAAGCTGAAAGGCGTGCACTGCAGGAATCTCAACGAGCTGCAAAAGCAGCTGCACAAGGTTCAAGTAGAG AGGGAAAAAAATCTGCTGCTGCTTCTGGAGGAGTAGCTCCAGTGCGTGACCAAAGTGGCAAAAGTCAGAAGCAGCCTTTACAAAAGAAGGCCGGTCCTCCCGTGGCATCTTCTGTTGCAGCATCTGAAAAGAAAGGAGGTGATCGACCACCAGAGAAAGATAGGAAGAAAGATATGCCTCCTCCTCGTCTGCAATTCGACGATAAAAACCGCGTCGACAAGGCCAAAAGACATGCAGTGGTCAAGCAAACTGAAGCTAGAAACAGAGTTGAATTGTTTCGGCATTTGCCTCAATATGAACATGGAACTCAACTTCCTGATCTGGAGGCAAAGTTTTTCCAACTTGATGTGGTGCATTCTGCAGTTTACAAG GTTGGATTACAATGTCTGGCTGGAGACATAAGTGGGGGTAACGATCGATGTATTACAATGCTACATGCCTTTCGGGAAGCCATCGAAGACTACTCCACACCTCCAAAAAAGACTCTTGCTAGAGATTTAACTTTGAGAATCAATAGCTATGTGTCATTTTTGATAGAATGCAGGCCCCTTTCTATAAGTATGGGGAATGCAATCAGGTTTTTAAAAGCTCGTATTGCCAAGTTAGCTTTAAATCTTTCTGAATCAGAAGCAAAAGCCAATCTTTGTTCAGACATTGATCGTTTCATCAATGAGAAGATAATACTTGCAGACAAGGTGATAGTCAGACATGCTGCTACAAAAATCAGGGATGGCGATGTTCTTCTCACATATGGGTCATCATCAGTTGTCGAAATGGTTCTTTTACATGCCCAtgaacttggaaaaaaatttcgtgtTGTGGTAGTGGATTCACGTCCAAAGCTTGATGGCCAAACATTACTTCGCAGGCTGGTTGGAAAGGGCCTCAGTTGTACATATACTCACATAAATGCTGTTTCATATATCATGCCTGAAGTCACTAGAGTTTTTCTTGGGGCTGCCTCTGTACTGTCAAATGGAACAGTGTATTCAAGGGTTGGCACTGCCTGTGTCGCTATGGTAGCTCATGCTTTTCAAGTTCCAGTTCTGATTTGTTGTGAAGCATATAAGTTTCATGAAAGGGTACAGCTTGATTCAATCTGCTCTAATGAACTTG GCAATCCAGATATCATTTCCAAGGTTCCAGGGAGAATGCATGTAAATCATTTGGATAATTGGACCAATAAGGAAAATCTACAGCTTCTGAATTTACT TTACGATGCCACTCCTTCAGATTATATCTCTATGATCATCACAGATTACGGCATG GTCCCGCCCACTAGTGTGCCTGTAATTGTGCGGGAGTACGGGAAAGAGCATCTATTCGTCTAG
- the LOC131310638 gene encoding probable translation initiation factor eIF-2B subunit delta isoform X4, translated as MDPPQRRGSRVIDPVVRKVGFFAPAAAAPAAVPSPNRSQSGPLPRLDPSSISPSGNSLSPVMIPPPRHASDNLSRAVGVPVPAAALRRHPVDRAPAVVGSYNQSESILGTSPPSWSAVSPSSRIGDGEFSEDSVNWIRRSNSGKLASSVPTGRFNWTVKKAQEVSEKDGGKDAAISNELPSNSKPSKAERRALQESQRAAKAAAQGSSREGKKSAAASGGVAPVRDQSGKSQKQPLQKKAGPPVASSVAASEKKGGDRPPEKDRKKDMPPPRLQFDDKNRVDKAKRHAVVKQTEARNRVELFRHLPQYEHGTQLPDLEAKFFQLDVVHSAVYKVGLQCLAGDISGGNDRCITMLHAFREAIEDYSTPPKKTLARDLTLRINSYVSFLIECRPLSISMGNAIRFLKARIAKLALNLSESEAKANLCSDIDRFINEKIILADKVIVRHAATKIRDGDVLLTYGSSSVVEMVLLHAHELGKKFRVVVVDSRPKLDGQTLLRRLVGKGLSCTYTHINAVSYIMPEVTRVFLGAASVLSNGTVYSRVGTACVAMVAHAFQVPVLICCEAYKFHERVQLDSICSNELGNPDIISKVPGRMHVNHLDNWTNKENLQLLNLLYDATPSDYISMIITDYGMVPPTSVPVIVREYGKEHLFV; from the exons ATGGATCCGCCGCAGCGCCGCGGGTCTCGGGTCATCGACCCCGTGGTCCGCAAGGTCGGATTCTTCGcccccgccgccgccgccccAGCCGCCGTGCCGTCACCGAACCGCTCCCAGTCGGGCCCGCTCCCCCGCCTCGATCCTTCGTCCATCTCCCCCTCTGGAAACTCCCTCTCCCCCGTCATGATCCCCCCGCCGCGCCACGCCTCCGACAACCTCTCCCGCGCCGTCGGCGTGCCGGTGCCGGCGGCCGCCTTGCGGCGCCACCCCGTTGACAGGGCTCCCGCCGTGGTCGGGAGCTACAACCAGTCCGAGTCGATCCTCGGGACGTCGCCGCCGTCTTGGTCCGCGGTCTCGCCTTCCAGCAGGATCGGCGACGGGGAGTTCTCCGAGGACTCGGTGAACTGGATACGGCGGAGTAATTCGGGGAAGTTGGCTTCGTCAGTTCCTACCGGACGGTTCAATTGGACTGTGAAGAAGGCTCAGGAGGTGTCCG AGAAGGATGGAGGAAAAGATGCAGCAATATCAAATGAATTGCCATCAAACTCAAAGCCATCAAAAGCTGAAAGGCGTGCACTGCAGGAATCTCAACGAGCTGCAAAAGCAGCTGCACAAGGTTCAAGTAGAG AGGGAAAAAAATCTGCTGCTGCTTCTGGAGGAGTAGCTCCAGTGCGTGACCAAAGTGGCAAAAGTCAGAAGCAGCCTTTACAAAAGAAGGCCGGTCCTCCCGTGGCATCTTCTGTTGCAGCATCTGAAAAGAAAGGAGGTGATCGACCACCAGAGAAAGATAGGAAGAAAGATATGCCTCCTCCTCGTCTGCAATTCGACGATAAAAACCGCGTCGACAAGGCCAAAAGACATGCAGTGGTCAAGCAAACTGAAGCTAGAAACAGAGTTGAATTGTTTCGGCATTTGCCTCAATATGAACATGGAACTCAACTTCCTGATCTGGAGGCAAAGTTTTTCCAACTTGATGTGGTGCATTCTGCAGTTTACAAG GTTGGATTACAATGTCTGGCTGGAGACATAAGTGGGGGTAACGATCGATGTATTACAATGCTACATGCCTTTCGGGAAGCCATCGAAGACTACTCCACACCTCCAAAAAAGACTCTTGCTAGAGATTTAACTTTGAGAATCAATAGCTATGTGTCATTTTTGATAGAATGCAGGCCCCTTTCTATAAGTATGGGGAATGCAATCAGGTTTTTAAAAGCTCGTATTGCCAAGTTAGCTTTAAATCTTTCTGAATCAGAAGCAAAAGCCAATCTTTGTTCAGACATTGATCGTTTCATCAATGAGAAGATAATACTTGCAGACAAGGTGATAGTCAGACATGCTGCTACAAAAATCAGGGATGGCGATGTTCTTCTCACATATGGGTCATCATCAGTTGTCGAAATGGTTCTTTTACATGCCCAtgaacttggaaaaaaatttcgtgtTGTGGTAGTGGATTCACGTCCAAAGCTTGATGGCCAAACATTACTTCGCAGGCTGGTTGGAAAGGGCCTCAGTTGTACATATACTCACATAAATGCTGTTTCATATATCATGCCTGAAGTCACTAGAGTTTTTCTTGGGGCTGCCTCTGTACTGTCAAATGGAACAGTGTATTCAAGGGTTGGCACTGCCTGTGTCGCTATGGTAGCTCATGCTTTTCAAGTTCCAGTTCTGATTTGTTGTGAAGCATATAAGTTTCATGAAAGGGTACAGCTTGATTCAATCTGCTCTAATGAACTTG GCAATCCAGATATCATTTCCAAGGTTCCAGGGAGAATGCATGTAAATCATTTGGATAATTGGACCAATAAGGAAAATCTACAGCTTCTGAATTTACT TTACGATGCCACTCCTTCAGATTATATCTCTATGATCATCACAGATTACGGCATG GTCCCGCCCACTAGTGTGCCTGTAATTGTGCGGGAGTACGGGAAAGAGCATCTATTCGTCTAG
- the LOC131310638 gene encoding probable translation initiation factor eIF-2B subunit delta isoform X1, translating to MDPPQRRGSRVIDPVVRKVGFFAPAAAAPAAVPSPNRSQSGPLPRLDPSSISPSGNSLSPVMIPPPRHASDNLSRAVGVPVPAAALRRHPVDRAPAVVGSYNQSESILGTSPPSWSAVSPSSRIGDGEFSEDSVNWIRRSNSGKLASSVPTGRFNWTVKKAQEVSESQHIAEKDGGKDAAISNELPSNSKPSKAERRALQESQRAAKAAAQGSSRAEGKKSAAASGGVAPVRDQSGKSQKQPLQKKAGPPVASSVAASEKKGGDRPPEKDRKKDMPPPRLQFDDKNRVDKAKRHAVVKQTEARNRVELFRHLPQYEHGTQLPDLEAKFFQLDVVHSAVYKVGLQCLAGDISGGNDRCITMLHAFREAIEDYSTPPKKTLARDLTLRINSYVSFLIECRPLSISMGNAIRFLKARIAKLALNLSESEAKANLCSDIDRFINEKIILADKVIVRHAATKIRDGDVLLTYGSSSVVEMVLLHAHELGKKFRVVVVDSRPKLDGQTLLRRLVGKGLSCTYTHINAVSYIMPEVTRVFLGAASVLSNGTVYSRVGTACVAMVAHAFQVPVLICCEAYKFHERVQLDSICSNELGNPDIISKVPGRMHVNHLDNWTNKENLQLLNLLYDATPSDYISMIITDYGMVPPTSVPVIVREYGKEHLFV from the exons ATGGATCCGCCGCAGCGCCGCGGGTCTCGGGTCATCGACCCCGTGGTCCGCAAGGTCGGATTCTTCGcccccgccgccgccgccccAGCCGCCGTGCCGTCACCGAACCGCTCCCAGTCGGGCCCGCTCCCCCGCCTCGATCCTTCGTCCATCTCCCCCTCTGGAAACTCCCTCTCCCCCGTCATGATCCCCCCGCCGCGCCACGCCTCCGACAACCTCTCCCGCGCCGTCGGCGTGCCGGTGCCGGCGGCCGCCTTGCGGCGCCACCCCGTTGACAGGGCTCCCGCCGTGGTCGGGAGCTACAACCAGTCCGAGTCGATCCTCGGGACGTCGCCGCCGTCTTGGTCCGCGGTCTCGCCTTCCAGCAGGATCGGCGACGGGGAGTTCTCCGAGGACTCGGTGAACTGGATACGGCGGAGTAATTCGGGGAAGTTGGCTTCGTCAGTTCCTACCGGACGGTTCAATTGGACTGTGAAGAAGGCTCAGGAGGTGTCCG AATCACAACATATTGCAGAGAAGGATGGAGGAAAAGATGCAGCAATATCAAATGAATTGCCATCAAACTCAAAGCCATCAAAAGCTGAAAGGCGTGCACTGCAGGAATCTCAACGAGCTGCAAAAGCAGCTGCACAAGGTTCAAGTAGAG CAGAGGGAAAAAAATCTGCTGCTGCTTCTGGAGGAGTAGCTCCAGTGCGTGACCAAAGTGGCAAAAGTCAGAAGCAGCCTTTACAAAAGAAGGCCGGTCCTCCCGTGGCATCTTCTGTTGCAGCATCTGAAAAGAAAGGAGGTGATCGACCACCAGAGAAAGATAGGAAGAAAGATATGCCTCCTCCTCGTCTGCAATTCGACGATAAAAACCGCGTCGACAAGGCCAAAAGACATGCAGTGGTCAAGCAAACTGAAGCTAGAAACAGAGTTGAATTGTTTCGGCATTTGCCTCAATATGAACATGGAACTCAACTTCCTGATCTGGAGGCAAAGTTTTTCCAACTTGATGTGGTGCATTCTGCAGTTTACAAG GTTGGATTACAATGTCTGGCTGGAGACATAAGTGGGGGTAACGATCGATGTATTACAATGCTACATGCCTTTCGGGAAGCCATCGAAGACTACTCCACACCTCCAAAAAAGACTCTTGCTAGAGATTTAACTTTGAGAATCAATAGCTATGTGTCATTTTTGATAGAATGCAGGCCCCTTTCTATAAGTATGGGGAATGCAATCAGGTTTTTAAAAGCTCGTATTGCCAAGTTAGCTTTAAATCTTTCTGAATCAGAAGCAAAAGCCAATCTTTGTTCAGACATTGATCGTTTCATCAATGAGAAGATAATACTTGCAGACAAGGTGATAGTCAGACATGCTGCTACAAAAATCAGGGATGGCGATGTTCTTCTCACATATGGGTCATCATCAGTTGTCGAAATGGTTCTTTTACATGCCCAtgaacttggaaaaaaatttcgtgtTGTGGTAGTGGATTCACGTCCAAAGCTTGATGGCCAAACATTACTTCGCAGGCTGGTTGGAAAGGGCCTCAGTTGTACATATACTCACATAAATGCTGTTTCATATATCATGCCTGAAGTCACTAGAGTTTTTCTTGGGGCTGCCTCTGTACTGTCAAATGGAACAGTGTATTCAAGGGTTGGCACTGCCTGTGTCGCTATGGTAGCTCATGCTTTTCAAGTTCCAGTTCTGATTTGTTGTGAAGCATATAAGTTTCATGAAAGGGTACAGCTTGATTCAATCTGCTCTAATGAACTTG GCAATCCAGATATCATTTCCAAGGTTCCAGGGAGAATGCATGTAAATCATTTGGATAATTGGACCAATAAGGAAAATCTACAGCTTCTGAATTTACT TTACGATGCCACTCCTTCAGATTATATCTCTATGATCATCACAGATTACGGCATG GTCCCGCCCACTAGTGTGCCTGTAATTGTGCGGGAGTACGGGAAAGAGCATCTATTCGTCTAG